A window of Leclercia adecarboxylata contains these coding sequences:
- a CDS encoding putative T6SS immunity periplasmic lipoprotein — MNKLIILFFIFILTGCPGGGKKASIHRSVFMQGNTICFTINKNDILERYSIYYWPNKKYTILKAKDNISLSYPETCTNVKLPKGYNYNIAYSLNGVSYSDSFFIDNDGNR; from the coding sequence ATGAATAAATTAATCATATTATTTTTCATTTTTATCCTTACGGGTTGTCCTGGTGGAGGAAAAAAAGCATCTATACATCGTAGTGTGTTTATGCAAGGTAATACCATCTGCTTTACTATAAACAAGAATGATATTCTGGAACGTTATAGCATTTACTATTGGCCTAATAAAAAATACACAATTTTAAAAGCAAAAGATAATATTTCATTATCATATCCTGAAACATGCACGAACGTTAAATTGCCAAAGGGATATAACTACAATATTGCTTATAGTTTAAATGGAGTCAGTTACTCTGATTCATTTTTTATCGACAACGATGGAAACCGCTAA
- a CDS encoding ABC transporter permease, which yields MSQTLALHPVKKRDAVFLWVFVGWLAFALLPSWSLDYGLLESTRDEILDAYSWSHFNISWLWYLLPTLLLVRPFSEAKREQRSRHYLDAGWALLCMAFVVISATIEGRGLGYATIVLFVALGAIMTLALTRLEWLGGDRFVIGSLIAIVALIGIFIVWPSIAIFIPMFTNDAGEFAPLAFINVLSQSHIIQVIINSILLCVAVGIGCTFFGLVLAIYTTRIAKRSAIIGRIFSILPIVTPPFVVGLGVTLMMGRSGYITELMVDWFGLTNTNWLYGFTGIWLAQVLAFTPMAFMILDGAIKTIHPSLEEASYTLRASRWQTFNGVFVPLLKPALANAFLIVIVQSLADFSNPLVLGGNFDVLATQIYFYITGSQLDYQAASTLGAFLLLFSLLVFCIQYMWIGKRSYVTVSGKSYRGDVQPLPVTLVWSVIALLAVWIAFNALLYGSIFYGSFTVNWGVDYTLTLDNFIKLFGQGMSDGAWPSLLDTLLYAGIAAPITAAFGLLIAWIVVRQQFKGKKTIEFTTMLCFAVPGTVAGVSYILAFNSAPVYLTGTAAIVIISMVMRNVPVGIRAGIAGLGQIDKSLDEASLSLRAGSLRTITHILLPLLRPAILSALIYSFVRAITTVSAIVFLVTPDTRVATAYILNRVEDGEYGVAIAYGSILIVVMLAIIFLFDWLIGEARISRSKAKNQA from the coding sequence ATGTCACAGACACTCGCTCTTCATCCCGTGAAAAAACGGGATGCGGTCTTCCTTTGGGTTTTCGTCGGCTGGCTGGCCTTTGCCCTGCTGCCGAGCTGGAGCCTGGATTACGGCCTGCTGGAGTCCACGCGCGACGAGATCCTCGACGCCTACAGCTGGTCGCACTTCAACATCAGCTGGCTGTGGTATCTCCTCCCCACGCTGCTGCTGGTGCGCCCGTTCAGTGAAGCGAAGCGCGAGCAGCGCAGCCGCCACTACCTGGACGCCGGCTGGGCGCTGCTGTGCATGGCCTTTGTGGTCATCAGCGCCACGATCGAAGGGCGCGGTTTAGGCTACGCCACCATCGTGCTCTTTGTGGCGCTGGGGGCGATCATGACCCTGGCCCTGACCCGGCTGGAGTGGCTGGGCGGCGACCGCTTTGTGATCGGCTCGCTGATCGCCATCGTCGCGCTAATCGGCATCTTTATCGTCTGGCCGAGCATCGCCATTTTCATTCCGATGTTCACCAATGACGCAGGCGAGTTCGCCCCGCTGGCGTTTATTAACGTGCTGTCGCAATCGCACATCATTCAGGTGATCATCAACTCGATCCTGCTCTGCGTGGCGGTCGGGATCGGCTGCACCTTCTTCGGCCTGGTGCTGGCGATCTACACCACCCGCATCGCCAAACGCAGCGCTATTATCGGGCGCATCTTCTCGATCCTGCCTATCGTGACCCCGCCGTTCGTGGTGGGCCTTGGCGTAACGCTGATGATGGGCCGCTCGGGCTACATCACCGAGCTGATGGTGGACTGGTTCGGGCTGACCAACACCAACTGGCTGTACGGCTTCACCGGCATCTGGCTGGCGCAGGTGCTGGCCTTTACCCCGATGGCGTTTATGATCCTCGACGGGGCGATCAAAACCATTCACCCCTCGCTGGAAGAGGCGTCTTACACCCTGCGCGCCAGCCGTTGGCAGACCTTCAACGGCGTCTTTGTGCCGCTGCTGAAACCGGCCCTGGCGAACGCCTTTTTGATCGTCATCGTTCAGTCGCTGGCGGACTTCAGTAACCCGCTGGTGCTGGGGGGCAACTTCGACGTGCTGGCGACGCAGATCTACTTCTACATCACCGGCTCGCAGCTCGACTACCAGGCGGCCAGCACCCTCGGCGCCTTCCTGCTGCTCTTCTCCCTGCTGGTGTTCTGCATCCAGTACATGTGGATCGGCAAGCGCTCCTACGTCACCGTCTCCGGCAAATCCTATCGCGGCGACGTTCAGCCCCTGCCGGTGACCCTGGTGTGGAGCGTGATCGCCCTGCTGGCGGTGTGGATCGCCTTTAACGCCCTGCTCTACGGCAGCATTTTCTACGGCAGCTTTACCGTCAACTGGGGGGTGGATTACACCCTGACGCTGGATAACTTTATCAAGCTGTTCGGCCAGGGGATGAGCGACGGGGCATGGCCTTCGCTGCTGGATACCCTGCTGTACGCCGGGATCGCCGCGCCGATTACCGCCGCCTTCGGGTTGCTGATCGCGTGGATCGTGGTGCGCCAGCAGTTCAAAGGCAAAAAGACCATCGAGTTCACCACCATGCTGTGCTTTGCCGTTCCGGGCACCGTGGCGGGCGTCTCCTACATTCTGGCCTTTAACAGCGCCCCGGTGTACCTCACCGGCACCGCCGCCATCGTCATTATCTCAATGGTGATGCGTAACGTGCCGGTGGGGATTCGCGCCGGGATCGCGGGTCTGGGCCAGATCGATAAGTCGCTGGACGAGGCGTCGCTGAGCCTGCGTGCCGGGAGCTTGCGTACCATTACGCACATCCTGCTGCCGCTGCTGCGCCCGGCCATTCTGTCGGCGCTGATCTACAGCTTTGTGCGCGCCATTACCACCGTCAGCGCCATTGTGTTCCTCGTCACGCCGGATACCCGCGTGGCAACGGCCTACATCCTGAACCGCGTGGAAGACGGCGAATACGGCGTGGCGATTGCCTACGGCTCGATCCTGATTGTGGTCATGCTGGCGATCATTTTCCTCTTTGACTGGCTGATCGGTGAGGCACGAATCTCCCGCTCAAAAGCCAAAAACCAGGCGTAA
- a CDS encoding Hcp family type VI secretion system effector — protein MSLPAYLFLYDENGMQIPGDCMASGREGAIEVMNSSYGVRQPVDSNTGNMTGCRQHSPLVIHKQLDKTSPFFAIAVCEQKRFQKAVLKYYEIVEAGIEVEIYNIKLEGVVVSSVDFNHVYYPGSSTPNMHEVVGFRFRGIEWNYVRGNIKYDDAWMKPAKQNETQK, from the coding sequence ATGTCACTACCAGCTTATTTATTTCTGTATGATGAAAATGGAATGCAAATTCCAGGAGATTGCATGGCTTCAGGCCGTGAGGGTGCAATAGAAGTTATGAATAGCAGTTACGGCGTAAGGCAGCCAGTAGACAGCAATACAGGAAACATGACAGGATGTAGACAACATAGCCCTTTAGTCATTCATAAGCAACTTGATAAAACCAGCCCTTTCTTTGCCATCGCTGTGTGTGAGCAAAAGAGATTTCAAAAAGCGGTTCTTAAATATTATGAAATCGTTGAAGCAGGAATAGAGGTGGAAATTTATAATATTAAGCTAGAGGGTGTCGTAGTTTCTTCTGTAGATTTTAATCATGTTTATTATCCTGGTAGTTCTACCCCAAACATGCATGAAGTAGTGGGATTTAGATTCCGAGGTATCGAATGGAATTATGTAAGAGGAAACATCAAATATGATGATGCATGGATGAAGCCAGCAAAACAGAATGAGACGCAAAAATAA
- the fbpC gene encoding ferric ABC transporter ATP-binding protein, with amino-acid sequence MTQKHFVELRNVTKRFGTNTVIENINLAIPQGQMVTLLGPSGCGKTTVLRLVAGLEKPTDGQILIDGEDVTHRSIQQRDICMVFQSYALFPHMSLGENVGYGLKMLGVSRGEIKARVKEALAMVDLDGFEDRYVDQISGGQQQRVALARALILKPKVLLFDEPLSNLDANLRRSMRDKIRELQKQFNITSLYVTHDQSEAFAVSDTVLVMNKGNIMQIGSPQDLYRQPASRFMASFMGDANLFPATFTQDYVAIHGYRLPRPLHFAAMGAGTVGVRPEAITLSQHGEASQRCVIRHVAYMGPQYEVIVEWHGQEILLQVNATRLQPDVGETYFLEIHPYGMFVLADVA; translated from the coding sequence ATGACTCAGAAACATTTCGTTGAACTGCGCAACGTCACCAAACGCTTCGGCACGAACACGGTGATTGAAAACATCAACCTGGCGATCCCCCAGGGGCAGATGGTGACCCTGCTTGGCCCGTCGGGCTGCGGTAAAACCACGGTGCTGCGTCTGGTGGCCGGGCTGGAGAAACCCACCGACGGGCAGATCCTCATCGACGGCGAGGACGTGACCCATCGCTCCATTCAGCAGCGTGATATCTGCATGGTGTTCCAGTCCTACGCCCTGTTCCCGCACATGTCGCTGGGCGAAAACGTCGGCTACGGCCTGAAGATGCTCGGCGTGTCGCGCGGTGAAATCAAAGCCCGCGTCAAAGAGGCGCTGGCGATGGTGGATCTGGATGGCTTTGAGGACCGCTATGTGGATCAGATCTCCGGCGGCCAGCAGCAGCGCGTGGCCCTGGCCCGCGCCCTGATCCTCAAACCGAAAGTGCTGCTGTTCGATGAGCCGTTAAGTAACCTCGACGCCAACCTGCGTCGCAGCATGCGGGATAAGATCCGCGAGCTGCAAAAGCAGTTCAACATTACCTCCCTGTATGTGACCCACGATCAGAGCGAGGCCTTTGCGGTGTCGGATACGGTGCTGGTGATGAACAAGGGCAACATCATGCAGATTGGCTCCCCGCAGGATCTCTATCGCCAGCCCGCTTCGCGTTTTATGGCGAGCTTTATGGGCGATGCCAACCTGTTCCCGGCCACCTTCACCCAGGATTATGTGGCGATCCACGGCTATCGCCTGCCCCGCCCGCTGCACTTTGCTGCCATGGGTGCGGGCACCGTCGGCGTGCGTCCGGAGGCGATCACCTTAAGCCAGCACGGCGAGGCCAGCCAGCGCTGCGTGATCCGTCACGTCGCCTACATGGGCCCGCAGTACGAGGTGATTGTGGAGTGGCACGGACAGGAGATTTTGTTGCAGGTGAACGCCACGCGGCTGCAGCCGGATGTGGGGGAAACGTATTTCCTGGAGATCCACCCGTACGGGATGTTTGTGCTGGCGGATGTGGCATAG
- a CDS encoding type IV secretion protein Rhs: MPVDESIKPTSGTPIVPGGVRQLTIGEIALARTLFGGSLIYSRIWVHREGYLPFNLQPVDVAMAPDGELWFREGTYSPDFSLERELQKKHRFMHEMVHAWQAQKGMFVRTRGLFSRLADYSYSLDKADFLHYGLEQQASIASDYWLLLTYGFNNDTLYLTEYRDYHPNVSTHELIRKYKSVLKGFPG, from the coding sequence ATGCCAGTTGATGAAAGTATAAAACCCACATCAGGAACACCCATTGTACCCGGTGGAGTCAGACAACTCACGATAGGTGAAATTGCATTAGCCAGGACTTTGTTTGGTGGAAGTCTGATCTATAGCCGCATTTGGGTACATCGGGAAGGCTATTTACCATTCAACCTGCAACCTGTAGATGTTGCAATGGCCCCTGACGGCGAATTATGGTTTAGAGAAGGAACTTATTCACCGGATTTTTCTTTAGAAAGAGAGCTGCAGAAGAAACACAGATTTATGCATGAAATGGTTCATGCATGGCAAGCACAAAAGGGAATGTTTGTTAGAACCAGAGGGTTATTCTCTCGCTTAGCCGATTATAGTTACAGTTTAGACAAAGCTGATTTTCTCCATTATGGGCTAGAACAACAAGCATCAATTGCCAGCGATTATTGGCTACTCCTTACATATGGTTTTAATAATGATACGTTATATTTAACAGAATATAGAGATTATCATCCGAATGTATCTACTCATGAACTCATTAGAAAATACAAATCAGTATTGAAAGGATTTCCAGGATGA